A genomic stretch from Fuerstiella sp. includes:
- a CDS encoding O-antigen ligase family protein produces the protein MPDARSLSLLGLGIVLTWLFLGLYDTGMSHVIPNKSLVRLAIIGILAGLVCLRPTVNPGLRFNRSFIGFALLTLLTGVASSVLCKAPELGLLKLLLYVSLWMPLVCCSRGLTELLETSRGRTCFLITAFLLILLGLYRAFRPAEVEIGNTNFLSAVAVCVMPVFMLEQANPRPLIPRRLNGHILGLAIFICILNHSRGALVSGTVALVSWYALYRSPSISRIAGIFYLGLLTLSLFIVINESLREYVYKGQETLLDRTRINEFDQTFQFVMQRPLLGYGFGLSWRVEPWHTEKVLKHGRISWYIGEFGNSTLAILGGGGLLLLLAFVGMMVTAFSQAIRAMKLEFHRFGITHDYRMLAATFSGALGLLVHSQAEGWMLSPATMATFSFWMFIGMMILLTGKLLVKHRTNPPTEVLKQVGH, from the coding sequence GTGCCTGACGCTCGAAGCCTGAGTCTCCTGGGCCTGGGCATCGTACTTACCTGGCTATTTCTTGGTTTGTACGACACCGGGATGTCGCATGTGATTCCCAACAAGAGCCTGGTTCGCCTAGCAATCATCGGTATACTGGCCGGTCTGGTATGTCTCCGTCCAACTGTGAATCCGGGATTGCGATTCAACCGCAGTTTTATCGGTTTCGCGCTGCTGACGCTGTTGACAGGTGTGGCGTCAAGTGTTTTGTGTAAAGCTCCTGAACTCGGACTTCTCAAACTGCTTCTGTATGTATCCCTGTGGATGCCTCTTGTGTGTTGCAGTCGCGGACTGACGGAGCTGCTGGAAACCTCACGTGGTCGCACCTGTTTTTTGATCACCGCTTTCCTGCTGATCCTGCTGGGACTGTACAGAGCGTTTCGTCCCGCTGAGGTCGAGATAGGAAACACAAATTTTCTTTCGGCGGTAGCGGTCTGTGTAATGCCGGTCTTCATGCTGGAGCAGGCAAACCCCAGGCCCCTTATTCCGCGCCGACTGAACGGACATATTCTTGGACTGGCAATCTTCATCTGCATACTCAACCATAGCCGAGGGGCACTCGTGAGTGGCACTGTTGCTCTGGTGAGCTGGTATGCGTTGTACAGAAGTCCATCAATCAGTCGCATCGCCGGAATCTTCTATCTCGGATTATTAACGTTGTCACTCTTTATCGTGATCAACGAGTCGCTGCGAGAATACGTGTACAAGGGCCAGGAAACCCTGCTGGACCGGACCCGGATCAACGAATTTGACCAAACATTTCAATTTGTGATGCAACGACCCCTTCTCGGCTATGGATTTGGTCTCTCCTGGCGCGTCGAACCCTGGCACACTGAAAAGGTACTGAAACACGGGCGCATCAGCTGGTATATCGGAGAGTTCGGAAATTCCACACTGGCAATACTTGGCGGTGGCGGACTGCTGTTACTGCTGGCATTTGTCGGAATGATGGTCACCGCCTTTTCTCAGGCCATCAGAGCCATGAAACTTGAATTCCACAGATTCGGTATCACACATGATTACCGAATGCTGGCAGCAACCTTTTCCGGTGCACTGGGTTTACTGGTACATTCTCAGGCCGAAGGATGGATGCTGTCTCCGGCGACGATGGCGACATTTTCTTTCTGGATGTTCATCGGAATGATGATACTGCTGACCGGAAAACTCCTTGTGAAGCATCGTACAAATCCGCCAACGGAGGTCCTGAAGCAGGTTGGACATTGA
- a CDS encoding bi-domain-containing oxidoreductase yields the protein MKCIIQSISNGRLSVTECPAPAVRPEHVLIANTASLISAGTEKSAMELAGRSLLGKARQRPDQVRRVLEKIRNEGLLNTVRAVREKLDNPMSMGYSSAGVVLACGTGVEQFKPGDRVASNGNHAEVVCVPKNLCASIPENVSTDHGAFAVLGAIALHGIRHAQIDLGSTVFIIGLGLTGQLAVSLLNASGCHVIGTDPDVSKCVLAKNAGAAFAEPEISASQIDKLTGGMGADAVLITASTRSNDPIELAARAVRKRGRVVLVGVVGLELDRRPFYFKEAEFVVSCSYGPGRYDPGYEELGRDYPPAYVRWTEQRNISAVLQAMSAGKLEIEQLISHRFKIEDAARAYNIISSGSEPFLGVLLQYDADKNKKPDRTIQLKPRLPQRKRVSKGGETTQLGVGVLGAGNFANMILIPQIVACDGLTPVVLCSAGGVHATHSGRKYGFQRASSDENEVLAANDVDLVFSLTQHHLHGDHVVKAIRAGKSIFVEKPLCLNLDNLLAIEHALLESRDATPLVMVGFNRRFAPLAQRLKSVFADLNAPLTISYRFNAGSISVDHWTQQTEIGGGRIIGEACHAIDFATWLTGSLPTRVYAESVGGETAPEITDDQTFITIRHQNGSVSSIAYLAGGDKACPKERVEIFGGGATAVLDDFRRLTVYNRGKKTVRKHQQDKGHAAEIRRFTAAVNGTTEPPISWDQIRSTTITSILAVQSLREGMPFTI from the coding sequence ATGAAGTGCATCATCCAGAGTATCAGCAACGGTCGTTTGTCGGTGACCGAATGTCCGGCACCCGCTGTTCGACCCGAACACGTGCTGATTGCAAATACCGCATCACTGATCTCTGCGGGCACAGAGAAGAGCGCAATGGAACTTGCCGGCAGGTCCCTGCTGGGTAAAGCACGCCAACGCCCCGATCAGGTGCGCAGAGTTCTGGAAAAGATACGGAACGAAGGATTGCTGAACACTGTTCGAGCTGTTCGTGAAAAACTCGACAACCCGATGTCGATGGGATACAGCTCAGCGGGAGTCGTCCTGGCCTGCGGGACCGGTGTCGAGCAGTTTAAACCCGGTGACCGTGTCGCCTCGAATGGCAACCATGCGGAAGTCGTCTGTGTTCCAAAGAACCTGTGTGCGAGCATTCCCGAAAACGTCTCCACTGACCACGGAGCATTTGCTGTCCTCGGCGCTATTGCGCTCCACGGAATTCGACATGCACAGATTGATCTAGGATCAACCGTTTTCATCATTGGACTGGGTCTGACCGGCCAGTTGGCAGTTAGTCTGCTGAATGCTTCGGGCTGTCACGTCATCGGCACCGATCCTGATGTATCAAAGTGCGTTCTTGCAAAAAATGCAGGGGCTGCGTTTGCCGAACCGGAAATCAGCGCTTCACAAATCGACAAACTTACCGGAGGCATGGGTGCTGACGCAGTTCTTATTACGGCTTCAACCAGATCCAACGACCCAATTGAACTCGCCGCTCGTGCGGTCCGAAAACGAGGCCGAGTCGTGCTGGTCGGTGTTGTCGGACTGGAACTGGACCGCCGACCGTTTTATTTCAAAGAGGCCGAATTTGTGGTTTCCTGTTCTTATGGTCCGGGCCGGTACGATCCGGGTTATGAAGAACTGGGACGTGATTATCCACCAGCATACGTCCGGTGGACCGAGCAAAGAAACATTTCCGCTGTACTGCAGGCGATGTCCGCCGGAAAACTGGAGATAGAACAACTTATTTCGCATCGGTTTAAAATCGAAGATGCGGCTCGTGCGTATAACATCATCAGCAGCGGCTCAGAGCCGTTCCTGGGCGTTCTGCTGCAGTACGATGCTGATAAAAATAAAAAACCAGATCGAACCATTCAGCTAAAGCCCCGGCTTCCTCAGCGCAAGCGTGTTTCAAAAGGCGGAGAGACCACTCAACTGGGTGTAGGTGTTCTTGGTGCCGGCAATTTTGCGAACATGATACTGATACCACAGATCGTTGCCTGCGATGGACTGACACCCGTGGTGTTATGCTCTGCGGGGGGTGTTCATGCGACTCATAGTGGCAGGAAGTATGGTTTCCAGCGTGCGTCAAGCGACGAAAACGAAGTGCTTGCCGCAAATGATGTAGACTTAGTGTTTTCCCTCACACAGCACCACCTGCATGGCGATCATGTTGTAAAGGCAATTCGAGCGGGCAAGTCAATCTTTGTGGAGAAGCCGCTTTGTTTGAATCTCGACAACCTGCTCGCAATCGAACACGCATTGCTGGAATCCCGTGATGCAACACCACTGGTGATGGTGGGCTTTAATCGCCGCTTCGCCCCACTGGCACAAAGGCTGAAATCTGTCTTCGCTGACCTGAATGCGCCACTCACAATCAGCTACCGATTCAATGCCGGATCAATCTCGGTCGATCACTGGACTCAGCAGACAGAGATTGGCGGCGGCCGCATTATCGGTGAAGCCTGCCATGCGATCGATTTCGCAACATGGCTCACCGGATCATTACCCACACGTGTGTATGCCGAATCCGTCGGAGGTGAAACCGCTCCGGAGATTACAGACGACCAGACCTTCATCACGATTCGTCATCAAAACGGAAGTGTTTCCAGTATCGCATACCTTGCCGGGGGTGATAAAGCGTGCCCGAAGGAACGGGTGGAAATTTTCGGTGGTGGCGCAACGGCAGTCCTCGATGACTTCCGCCGGCTAACGGTCTACAACCGAGGTAAAAAAACCGTTCGAAAGCATCAGCAGGACAAAGGTCACGCTGCAGAAATCCGGCGATTTACTGCAGCCGTGAATGGCACGACGGAACCACCGATCTCATGGGACCAAATTCGCAGTACTACGATCACATCGATACTCGCCGTACAAAGTCTTCGTGAGGGAATGCCGTTCACAATTTAA
- a CDS encoding glycosyltransferase family 4 protein: MDVLYVTSGIAPYVLGGMQAVSRRHIEGLTAMGVNVSFVHTFRDVPVRPTDLSGREYVIDYPKWRGPGRFWPWHYPEELKEYSQNVDRIARDTSPSVIYSEGPLVTATLKREDRPPVVFHPHGLNMYQDQKSWYWNLRARTLKPLVRFHLRKADCVISQGGMLTEILAQKAGVSEDRVAVVPNAVSVVNDHPRCQPRKPTLRCLFVGRNDPQKGLSLLLNVLRQLPDTELDVVGAEGVAQPGVRWHGVIRDVGRLREFYRNSDVFVLPSYSEGMPTVLLEAMRDGLPAVATDVGASRELVIPGKTGWLIPAGGRKELLATLREVAHLDKTVWQNYSQRCRDHIRNGFSEDTVCRRLYELLQQVCPQNSPQEYS, translated from the coding sequence ATGGATGTTCTTTATGTCACAAGTGGAATTGCACCCTATGTCCTGGGGGGCATGCAGGCAGTTTCTCGTCGTCACATCGAGGGCCTGACAGCAATGGGCGTAAATGTGAGTTTTGTACACACGTTTAGAGATGTCCCCGTGCGACCAACCGATCTTTCAGGACGCGAGTATGTGATCGACTATCCCAAATGGCGGGGACCAGGACGATTCTGGCCGTGGCATTACCCGGAAGAACTAAAAGAGTATTCACAGAATGTAGATCGCATTGCACGAGACACCAGCCCCTCCGTGATTTACAGCGAGGGTCCGTTGGTGACAGCCACGCTGAAACGCGAAGATCGTCCGCCTGTCGTATTCCATCCTCATGGTCTGAATATGTACCAGGACCAGAAGTCGTGGTACTGGAACCTGCGTGCCAGAACACTGAAGCCTCTTGTTCGGTTCCATCTTCGGAAAGCAGACTGTGTCATTTCGCAGGGTGGCATGCTGACGGAAATCCTTGCTCAAAAGGCAGGCGTATCCGAAGACCGAGTAGCTGTCGTGCCAAACGCAGTATCGGTCGTAAACGATCACCCGAGATGTCAGCCCCGAAAGCCGACATTGCGTTGCCTGTTTGTGGGCCGAAATGATCCTCAAAAAGGTCTTTCATTATTGCTGAATGTCCTGAGACAGCTGCCGGACACAGAACTGGATGTCGTCGGGGCAGAAGGAGTTGCCCAACCTGGTGTACGATGGCACGGGGTCATTCGCGACGTGGGTCGTCTTCGCGAGTTCTACCGAAACTCTGACGTTTTCGTTCTGCCAAGCTATTCCGAGGGAATGCCAACAGTATTACTGGAGGCGATGCGTGACGGTTTGCCGGCTGTAGCAACCGACGTTGGTGCATCACGCGAACTGGTGATACCAGGAAAGACCGGTTGGCTGATACCGGCCGGAGGTCGTAAGGAACTTCTGGCAACGCTGCGGGAAGTTGCTCACCTGGACAAAACAGTCTGGCAGAACTATTCGCAGCGTTGTCGCGACCACATTCGGAATGGGTTCTCCGAAGACACTGTTTGCCGTCGACTTTATGAATTGCTGCAACAGGTCTGCCCTCAGAATTCCCCGCAGGAATACAGCTGA
- a CDS encoding glycosyltransferase family 4 protein, producing the protein MNSVSAEPNLRFHFVTSIPSPYMIDFYNALQLLIPDQFQVTFSAAQEIDRQYYRVPHHFDFSADILSHNVRVRGKDLHRNPGLWSALKKTPASTVIVSGNYFMPDARTARMFCTRDRARFVFWGEHPFKKQEARWRRQLKSMYLRWFLRPASAVIGIGQEATDTYQRLSRQVSGTSIPYAPDLSSLLKPSKFLISQANKLRSQIVGERSSLILLYAGSLIPRKDPLTLLRAFSSLVREHNHVFLLIVGEGPLDSDLRRLVIRHDLQNHVEFAGFLSGRPLLAAYLASDIFVLPTKGHEGWGVVVQEAMAAGLPVVVSENVGAGKDLVSSGRNGSVFTPGSVSDLTDCLRNLVANRQQRLDFGRHARLVAADTSAPNGAQNFLDFMAGIDGVSVR; encoded by the coding sequence GTGAACAGTGTGTCAGCCGAACCGAATCTGCGATTTCATTTTGTGACGTCCATTCCCAGTCCGTACATGATCGATTTTTATAACGCTCTACAGCTGTTGATACCGGATCAGTTTCAAGTGACGTTCAGTGCTGCTCAGGAAATCGATCGTCAATACTACCGTGTCCCTCATCACTTTGATTTTTCTGCTGATATCCTCAGTCACAACGTACGAGTGCGAGGTAAAGACCTGCACAGGAATCCCGGGTTGTGGTCGGCACTGAAGAAGACACCTGCGAGCACAGTGATTGTGAGCGGAAACTATTTCATGCCGGATGCCCGAACTGCACGCATGTTCTGTACCAGAGACCGGGCACGTTTTGTTTTTTGGGGTGAGCATCCGTTCAAGAAACAGGAAGCCCGCTGGAGACGACAGCTGAAATCGATGTACCTTCGCTGGTTTTTACGACCAGCCTCAGCTGTGATCGGAATTGGGCAGGAGGCAACGGACACGTATCAGCGGCTTTCACGACAGGTTTCAGGTACCAGCATCCCGTATGCCCCGGACCTTTCGTCGCTGCTTAAACCATCTAAGTTTCTGATCTCTCAGGCAAACAAATTGCGGTCTCAGATTGTGGGAGAACGTTCTTCTCTTATTTTGCTGTATGCCGGCAGTTTGATTCCCAGAAAAGATCCGCTGACATTACTGCGTGCTTTTTCTTCTCTCGTCCGGGAGCATAATCACGTCTTTCTGCTGATCGTCGGAGAAGGCCCGCTGGATTCAGATTTACGTCGACTGGTAATCCGTCATGACCTGCAGAATCACGTAGAATTCGCCGGGTTCCTTTCAGGCCGCCCCTTGCTGGCAGCTTATCTGGCCTCCGACATCTTCGTTCTGCCAACCAAGGGGCACGAGGGGTGGGGCGTGGTGGTTCAGGAAGCGATGGCCGCCGGCCTGCCGGTTGTGGTGTCGGAAAATGTTGGTGCAGGAAAAGACCTCGTCAGCAGTGGACGCAACGGCAGCGTATTCACTCCGGGCTCCGTTTCAGATTTGACCGACTGTCTCAGAAATTTGGTGGCAAACCGTCAGCAAAGGTTGGATTTCGGTCGCCACGCACGGCTGGTCGCAGCGGATACGAGTGCTCCAAACGGAGCACAGAATTTTCTGGACTTCATGGCCGGTATTGACGGCGTCAGTGTACGATGA
- a CDS encoding glycosyltransferase has protein sequence MAHYYPPIGGAGTARSDAFVRYLPEYAVNPVVFSVEPVAEEAHREFQLDHSLLLDDNGVDVIRVSGRDRLAGLRQLLLRTRLYPIYWALAYRWEYEGCRSWARNAGRTVAHQHARSPFDLIYATAGPNSTLEAAAKAARTCGIPWVADLRDPWNVASLKRYPSLWHYRWEKNFERRLLLSADAVVMNTPGAYRLMRDWLGRDASGKITWIPNGFDARHVSTSSAIHGAQNRSPRCQIIHTGTLYTPGMRASRPGNFYTGDIDDTARSLVPLAQSVRQLLDRRPELAQRLEIIQIGHAPEKLMQVVREIVPETGVFQFLGVQPRHAVLKAMREADVLLVVQVAWADRNRNVPHIPGKVYDYLPLHKPILAFVPAGDLKNLLLRIPQAAVIDYKNVSEGARRLEQMADGLFSIDDTCTPVDQSKLTRQFQAGILAEIFRRVTTGKSCEGLAKADFE, from the coding sequence ATGGCACATTACTACCCGCCGATTGGTGGCGCGGGAACAGCACGCAGCGATGCGTTCGTTCGCTATCTGCCTGAATACGCAGTGAATCCGGTCGTCTTTTCCGTTGAACCTGTTGCGGAAGAAGCACATCGAGAGTTTCAGCTGGACCACTCGTTACTCCTTGATGACAACGGTGTCGACGTCATCCGGGTTTCCGGCAGAGACCGTCTGGCTGGTCTGCGACAACTTCTGTTGCGTACAAGGTTGTACCCCATTTACTGGGCTTTGGCTTATCGCTGGGAATATGAAGGCTGTCGCAGCTGGGCGCGTAATGCCGGACGTACTGTGGCACATCAGCATGCCCGGAGTCCATTCGACCTTATTTATGCGACAGCAGGTCCCAACAGTACACTTGAAGCTGCGGCAAAGGCAGCCCGTACGTGTGGCATCCCGTGGGTTGCTGATCTGCGCGATCCATGGAACGTGGCTTCTCTCAAACGTTACCCGTCCCTCTGGCATTATCGATGGGAGAAAAATTTCGAACGCAGATTATTACTGAGCGCAGATGCCGTTGTCATGAACACTCCTGGTGCTTACCGTCTGATGCGTGACTGGCTGGGACGAGATGCTTCCGGAAAAATCACATGGATTCCCAATGGTTTTGATGCTAGACATGTCAGCACCTCTTCTGCAATACATGGTGCGCAGAATCGGTCACCTCGCTGCCAAATCATTCATACCGGAACTCTGTACACCCCTGGAATGCGTGCGTCCAGGCCTGGAAACTTTTATACCGGCGATATCGATGACACAGCGAGATCACTTGTGCCTCTGGCGCAGTCTGTGCGGCAACTGCTTGATCGACGACCGGAACTGGCTCAAAGGCTGGAAATCATTCAAATCGGACATGCTCCTGAAAAACTGATGCAAGTTGTCCGGGAAATCGTCCCTGAAACTGGTGTATTTCAGTTTTTAGGAGTCCAGCCACGACATGCGGTTTTGAAAGCAATGCGCGAAGCCGATGTGCTTCTCGTTGTTCAGGTTGCCTGGGCAGATCGCAATCGGAACGTGCCCCATATTCCCGGCAAAGTCTACGACTATCTTCCGTTGCACAAACCAATTCTGGCGTTTGTCCCTGCAGGAGATCTGAAGAACCTGCTGTTGCGCATCCCACAGGCCGCCGTGATCGATTACAAAAATGTCAGTGAGGGTGCGCGTCGACTTGAACAGATGGCAGACGGTCTTTTTTCGATTGACGATACATGCACACCTGTTGACCAGAGTAAACTAACACGTCAGTTCCAGGCAGGGATACTGGCTGAGATTTTTCGCCGTGTCACCACCGGAAAATCCTGCGAGGGACTGGCCAAAGCAGATTTCGAGTGA
- a CDS encoding glycosyltransferase, with the protein MNVVQVFNFRNLYGSGLTESVPSLCTGLSHAGVETNLFAPSARQEWHAAEFTMHEHPVISGFSSLGWSPSMLKALRQMAEQASMIHCHELWTLPGVYASRVAQEFRKPIVISPRGTLSSEALRYSGWRKQLMWRWRRRQDILAADCVHATADHECADIRAAGYRGPVAVIPNSLSVPELSPRNHGVRRRLVYLGRIHPIKGVTMLVDIWKSVFTQFPEWELEIAGIDDGGYKEQLQQRADELCLERFRIRGPVFGQEKTDFLASADLFCLPTTSDNFAITVGEALAHCVPVVTTTAAPWKPVVDHKCGWWVAPKPGAVRTALETAMKLTTEQLQLMGKRGRDWVRQNFCQDSVATQMKETYEWLLGQTTQPDWINEEIR; encoded by the coding sequence ATGAATGTTGTGCAGGTATTCAATTTTCGGAATCTCTACGGCAGCGGGCTGACCGAATCTGTTCCCAGTCTGTGTACAGGTCTCTCTCATGCTGGTGTGGAAACGAACCTGTTTGCTCCGAGCGCACGTCAGGAGTGGCATGCAGCTGAGTTTACTATGCATGAGCACCCTGTGATTTCGGGTTTCAGCTCGCTCGGCTGGTCACCTTCCATGCTGAAGGCACTTAGGCAGATGGCAGAACAGGCCAGCATGATTCACTGTCACGAACTGTGGACTCTGCCTGGAGTTTATGCGTCCCGCGTGGCTCAGGAATTCAGGAAGCCCATAGTGATATCCCCCCGGGGAACATTGTCTTCTGAAGCGCTGCGTTATTCCGGCTGGAGGAAACAGCTAATGTGGCGCTGGCGGCGAAGGCAGGACATACTGGCGGCGGACTGTGTGCACGCAACTGCAGATCACGAATGTGCCGACATTCGTGCGGCAGGTTACCGTGGACCGGTTGCAGTGATCCCTAATTCATTGTCGGTTCCGGAACTCAGCCCGCGGAATCATGGAGTCCGGCGCCGGCTGGTCTATCTGGGGCGCATTCATCCCATCAAAGGGGTGACAATGCTTGTTGACATTTGGAAGTCTGTTTTCACTCAGTTTCCTGAATGGGAACTGGAAATTGCCGGAATTGATGACGGGGGATATAAGGAGCAACTGCAGCAAAGGGCAGACGAACTGTGTCTCGAACGGTTTCGGATTCGTGGCCCGGTCTTCGGACAGGAGAAAACTGATTTTCTGGCATCCGCCGACCTGTTCTGTCTTCCCACAACTTCTGACAATTTTGCCATCACTGTCGGTGAAGCTCTGGCTCATTGTGTCCCCGTTGTAACGACGACTGCTGCCCCCTGGAAACCTGTCGTTGACCATAAATGTGGCTGGTGGGTCGCACCGAAACCTGGGGCAGTGCGCACGGCACTGGAAACCGCTATGAAGTTGACAACTGAGCAGCTGCAGTTGATGGGCAAACGTGGTCGGGACTGGGTCCGTCAGAATTTCTGCCAGGATTCTGTGGCAACTCAGATGAAGGAGACATACGAGTGGTTACTGGGACAGACCACTCAACCTGACTGGATCAACGAGGAAATACGGTGA
- the asnB gene encoding asparagine synthase (glutamine-hydrolyzing), translating into MCGIAGILCTYEQQALKILPRMLRAQIHRGPDGEGEEYFVVQNRVLGLGHRRLSILDLSDAGRQPMSHPESGNFVTYNGEIYNYPQLRRQFEAGGVCFRSHCDTEVLLYAWERWGMNCFRELRGMYAFAIYDQQSQRLVLARDPLGMKPLYYAASNEAFGFASEVMALHAAGFGKKGVDRRAVAGLLAYGSVPGPLTMLQGVRLLEPGSTIEIDLRKPPQVSDHPVSQRFWNFPQQDSDLSPAEARRQTGTMLRDSVQAHLMSDVPVGVFLSAGMDSTAIAALASRTYPGKLNTFTVGLADQPELDENPTAAETARRFGTHHTNVVLTNEEICNLAEGWLAGIDQPSIDGLNTYIVSWAVRNQGIKVALSGLGGDEIFGGYHTFRAIPKYMPWLKISRLAPSYLRHWLVACLLSGFSEQQRAKAQEFVQARPSVMDLVLRRRRLLSDTEIKSLGLMTESLGLTCNVLLPQAELSDELKGMDPVSAVGVTEARHYMGNTLLRDADVCGMAHGLEIRMPMLDLDLVETTSRVPGPLRLGNRQMNKPLLADSLGGEVFGDIPKQPKRGFTMPCAAWMQGPLRDLFESRIDEVRNSGLVDADVVGNMWQEFQRSSQNTQWTRAWLMGVLGSFLIRLRA; encoded by the coding sequence ATGTGTGGTATCGCGGGAATACTGTGTACGTATGAGCAGCAGGCGCTGAAGATACTGCCGCGCATGCTGAGAGCACAGATTCATCGCGGCCCCGACGGCGAAGGCGAAGAATATTTTGTGGTGCAAAACCGAGTACTGGGTCTCGGACATCGTCGTCTGTCAATTTTAGATCTGAGTGATGCCGGCCGACAGCCCATGTCTCATCCGGAATCCGGAAATTTTGTGACGTACAACGGAGAGATCTACAATTATCCCCAGCTGCGGCGTCAGTTTGAAGCTGGAGGTGTTTGCTTTCGCAGTCACTGTGACACCGAGGTCCTTTTGTATGCCTGGGAACGCTGGGGCATGAACTGTTTTCGTGAACTGCGGGGTATGTACGCGTTCGCAATCTACGACCAGCAATCTCAGCGTTTGGTCCTGGCACGTGACCCGCTGGGCATGAAACCACTGTATTACGCTGCATCTAATGAAGCGTTTGGATTTGCTTCTGAAGTCATGGCACTGCATGCAGCTGGTTTCGGAAAAAAAGGGGTCGACCGTCGGGCCGTGGCAGGGTTATTGGCATATGGGTCTGTTCCTGGTCCCCTTACGATGCTTCAGGGAGTACGGCTTCTGGAACCAGGCAGCACCATCGAAATTGACCTGCGGAAACCTCCGCAGGTCAGCGACCATCCGGTTTCGCAACGATTCTGGAATTTTCCACAGCAGGATTCAGATTTATCTCCGGCTGAAGCTCGACGGCAAACGGGAACAATGCTTCGAGACAGTGTGCAAGCCCACTTGATGAGTGACGTACCTGTGGGTGTATTTTTGTCTGCGGGAATGGACAGTACGGCTATTGCGGCACTGGCATCCAGAACGTATCCGGGCAAGCTGAATACGTTTACAGTCGGTCTCGCTGACCAGCCTGAACTTGACGAAAATCCGACAGCGGCTGAAACAGCTCGGCGATTTGGAACGCATCATACGAATGTTGTACTGACGAATGAAGAAATTTGTAATTTGGCAGAGGGCTGGCTGGCTGGTATTGATCAACCTTCGATCGACGGTCTGAATACCTACATCGTTTCATGGGCAGTTCGAAACCAGGGAATCAAAGTGGCTTTGTCGGGACTCGGAGGTGACGAGATCTTTGGCGGCTACCACACATTTCGTGCTATCCCAAAATATATGCCGTGGCTGAAAATTAGTCGGCTGGCACCGTCGTACCTTCGTCACTGGCTGGTGGCTTGTCTGCTTTCCGGATTTTCTGAGCAGCAAAGAGCGAAGGCCCAGGAATTTGTGCAGGCGCGACCCTCAGTGATGGATCTCGTATTGCGCCGTCGCCGTCTTTTATCAGACACAGAAATCAAATCCCTCGGACTCATGACTGAGTCTTTGGGCCTAACCTGCAATGTTCTGCTGCCTCAGGCCGAACTGTCGGATGAACTGAAAGGAATGGATCCGGTTTCTGCTGTCGGAGTCACTGAAGCCCGTCATTACATGGGTAACACTTTGCTGCGGGATGCCGATGTGTGCGGGATGGCTCACGGCCTGGAAATTCGCATGCCGATGCTGGATCTGGACCTTGTTGAAACAACATCACGTGTTCCTGGACCACTTCGACTGGGAAATCGACAAATGAATAAACCACTTCTGGCCGATTCACTAGGAGGGGAAGTCTTTGGTGACATACCAAAACAGCCGAAACGCGGGTTCACAATGCCCTGTGCAGCCTGGATGCAGGGACCGCTCCGTGATCTCTTCGAATCCCGAATTGATGAAGTCAGGAATTCAGGGCTGGTTGATGCCGACGTTGTCGGCAATATGTGGCAGGAGTTTCAACGCAGTTCGCAAAACACTCAATGGACACGTGCCTGGTTAATGGGTGTTTTGGGTTCATTTCTGATTCGGTTGCGTGCCTGA